The Deinococcus humi genome includes a window with the following:
- a CDS encoding murein hydrolase activator EnvC family protein, producing the protein MVLLGPGAGGQTTSQKLQQLQQELQQQRQLSAAQAKELNRIRRSIQNLSAQQKEALAQLDTLAEQVADLENELAVLNTRTALAERQLADTASQLGMTSARVERLKGDVREILNLQYRSRSNDYLGLLSQSRSLSDLLIRLRYANMAGQYNTRIIQTLKDEVATLDAQRAQQAQQAQTLKDIGARRNAALDRLKARRGEQGRLLASLRDSEQGQRALAAQRQADRALTARTIDGLITQVTAERQRIEAERQRRLEEERKRREEEARRIRIAQERARQEAIRLAAIRAEQERIAREQAAQRAREAAERARQLARQQAEAQARAQAAREAQQQAAREQQQRAREQQLQREQAALQQRSRQVQAAQDRVVQELQPLPAVSGPLEFPLPGGQVSAAYGSGGSPWVVLAGTDGSHAVAALEGNVLAVTYYASLGWVVLVDHSSAISAYFGLSEPLVSVGTRVARGTPLGTVGGSQIIGPQRMAFQYRLGGAAVNPGF; encoded by the coding sequence ATGGTGCTACTCGGACCGGGGGCCGGTGGACAGACCACCTCACAGAAGTTGCAGCAATTGCAGCAGGAACTCCAGCAACAGCGCCAGCTGAGTGCGGCGCAGGCCAAGGAACTCAACCGCATTCGCAGAAGCATTCAGAACCTCAGCGCCCAGCAGAAAGAGGCGCTCGCACAACTGGACACGCTGGCGGAGCAGGTGGCGGATCTGGAAAACGAGCTAGCGGTGCTGAACACCCGCACCGCGCTGGCCGAACGGCAACTGGCCGATACAGCCTCGCAACTGGGCATGACCAGCGCCCGCGTCGAACGGCTCAAGGGGGACGTGCGCGAGATCCTGAACCTGCAGTACCGCAGCCGCAGCAACGATTACCTGGGGTTGCTGTCGCAGTCGCGCAGTCTCTCGGATCTGCTGATCCGCCTGCGTTACGCCAACATGGCCGGGCAGTACAACACCCGCATCATTCAGACCCTCAAGGACGAGGTGGCCACGCTAGACGCGCAGCGGGCGCAGCAGGCCCAGCAGGCCCAGACCCTCAAGGACATCGGGGCGCGGCGCAACGCCGCCCTGGACCGTCTGAAGGCGCGGCGCGGCGAGCAGGGGCGCCTGCTGGCCAGTCTGCGCGACAGCGAGCAGGGCCAGCGTGCCCTGGCGGCCCAGAGGCAGGCAGACCGCGCCCTGACCGCCCGCACCATCGACGGACTGATCACCCAGGTCACGGCGGAACGCCAACGCATTGAGGCCGAGCGTCAGCGCCGACTGGAAGAGGAACGCAAGAGGCGAGAGGAGGAAGCACGCCGCATCCGCATCGCGCAGGAACGTGCCCGCCAGGAGGCGATCCGCCTGGCGGCAATTCGCGCCGAACAGGAGCGGATTGCCCGCGAACAGGCGGCCCAGCGGGCCCGCGAGGCCGCCGAGCGTGCCAGACAGCTGGCCCGGCAGCAGGCTGAGGCCCAGGCCCGCGCCCAGGCCGCCCGCGAGGCCCAGCAGCAGGCCGCCCGCGAACAGCAGCAGCGCGCCAGGGAGCAGCAGCTTCAGCGTGAGCAGGCTGCTTTGCAGCAGCGCAGTCGGCAGGTGCAGGCCGCGCAGGACCGGGTGGTGCAGGAGTTGCAGCCCCTGCCTGCGGTCAGCGGCCCTCTGGAGTTTCCCTTGCCCGGTGGGCAGGTCAGCGCCGCTTACGGCAGTGGCGGTTCGCCCTGGGTGGTGTTGGCCGGGACCGACGGCTCACACGCAGTGGCGGCCCTAGAAGGAAACGTGCTGGCTGTCACGTATTACGCCTCGCTGGGCTGGGTGGTGCTGGTGGACCATTCCAGCGCCATCAGCGCGTATTTCGGGCTGTCCGAACCGCTGGTCAGCGTCGGTACCCGCGTCGCGCGCGGCACGCCGCTGGGCACGGTGGGCGGCTCACAGATCATCGGCCCGCAGCGCATGGCCTTCCAATACCGTCTGGGCGGCGCCGCAGTGAATCCGGGGTTCTAA
- a CDS encoding acyl-CoA thioesterase, translating to MTRPIPLVRAAFPYHHAIQTRWADNDVYGHVNNVTYYAYFDTAVNAYLAAQGALDIERGEVIGLVVETGCAFFVPVAFPEALSVGVRVAKLGHSSVRYEVAVFREEDEDAAAQGHFVHVYVDRTSRRPVELHARLRAALEPLRTV from the coding sequence ATGACCCGTCCCATTCCCCTCGTCCGCGCCGCCTTCCCTTACCACCACGCCATTCAAACCCGCTGGGCCGACAACGATGTGTACGGTCACGTCAACAACGTGACGTACTACGCCTACTTCGACACGGCGGTGAATGCCTACCTGGCCGCCCAGGGCGCGCTGGACATCGAAAGGGGAGAGGTCATCGGGCTGGTGGTGGAAACGGGCTGCGCCTTCTTTGTCCCCGTCGCCTTTCCCGAGGCACTGAGTGTGGGTGTCCGCGTCGCCAAGCTGGGCCACAGCAGCGTACGCTACGAGGTTGCCGTTTTCCGCGAGGAAGACGAGGACGCGGCGGCCCAGGGACACTTCGTGCACGTCTACGTCGACCGTACCTCGCGGCGTCCGGTGGAATTGCACGCCCGACTGCGGGCCGCGCTAGAGCCTTTGCGGACAGTGTGA
- the ftsE gene encoding cell division ATP-binding protein FtsE, producing the protein MIQFHSVTLSYPITGTLALDDVSLQIGKGEFAYLVGHSGAGKSSFMNLVLKRALPTRGEVRVAGQSLKHYRGRRTALLRRRMGTVFQDNLLLSHLNAYDNVAFALRVTGVHQREWPARVTAALRTVGLEHKKYALPVQLSQGEQQRVAIARAIVSDPPLLLADEPTGNLDPENSREVLKVLQNVNLRGTTVVVATHARDLVESYRHRTLTLRKGKLVRDDPYGGYAL; encoded by the coding sequence GTGATTCAGTTTCACAGCGTCACGCTGTCGTATCCCATCACGGGCACCCTGGCCCTGGACGACGTGAGCCTGCAAATCGGTAAGGGCGAATTCGCGTATCTGGTGGGGCATTCAGGGGCCGGGAAGAGCAGCTTTATGAATCTGGTGCTCAAGCGGGCGCTGCCCACCCGCGGCGAAGTGCGGGTAGCGGGACAGTCCCTCAAGCATTACCGGGGCCGGCGCACCGCGCTGCTGCGCCGGCGCATGGGGACGGTGTTCCAGGACAACCTGCTGCTCTCGCACCTGAACGCCTACGACAACGTAGCGTTCGCTCTGCGCGTCACGGGCGTGCACCAGCGTGAGTGGCCCGCCCGGGTCACGGCGGCGCTGCGGACCGTGGGCCTGGAACATAAGAAGTACGCCCTGCCAGTGCAACTGTCGCAGGGCGAGCAGCAACGCGTGGCCATCGCGCGGGCCATCGTGTCGGACCCGCCGCTGCTGCTGGCCGACGAACCCACCGGCAATCTGGACCCCGAGAACAGCCGTGAGGTGCTCAAGGTCCTGCAGAACGTCAACCTGCGTGGCACCACCGTCGTGGTCGCCACGCACGCCCGCGATCTGGTGGAGAGCTACCGCCACCGCACGTTGACGCTGCGCAAGGGCAAGCTGGTGCGCGACGATCCGTACGGTGGGTACGCACTGTGA
- the rpsF gene encoding 30S ribosomal protein S6, translated as MNQYDLNLILNPNLSAEQVQIEKDYIETTLKNSGAEMSNLDDVGNRRLAYAIDKDREGYYLMYTIKASGNPEKDIASTLRLRDHVRRVLVVKDRPEWKTKKA; from the coding sequence ATGAACCAGTACGACCTGAACCTGATCCTGAACCCCAACCTCAGCGCCGAGCAGGTGCAAATCGAGAAGGACTACATCGAAACCACGCTGAAGAACAGCGGGGCCGAGATGAGCAACCTCGACGACGTGGGCAACCGCCGCCTGGCTTACGCCATCGACAAGGACCGCGAGGGCTATTACCTGATGTACACCATCAAGGCCAGCGGCAACCCTGAGAAGGACATCGCCAGCACCCTGCGCCTGCGTGACCACGTGCGCCGCGTCCTGGTGGTCAAGGACCGCCCGGAATGGAAGACCAAGAAAGCCTGA
- a CDS encoding single-stranded DNA-binding protein, translated as MARGMNHVYLVGALARDPELRYTPNGTAVFEATVAGEDRVVGNDGRERSLPWYHRVSILGKPAEWQAERNLKGGDAVMVEGSLDYSSWEAPEGGKRSAIKVKALRMEGLDAQPELIQDAGGGVRMGNGLNEVVLIGNVVRDPELRYTPAGDAVLGIGLAVNETWNDRSGNKQEKTHWVDVTLWREMAEAMKELRKGDPVMVKGRLVNESWTDRDGNKRNSTKVEATRVEALSRGAGAGNPAATSAGPRTQTASSAARPQSQSNGYGQSQNRAANTGNRSGGLDIDQGLDDFPPEEEDLPF; from the coding sequence ATGGCCCGAGGCATGAACCATGTGTACCTCGTGGGCGCACTCGCCCGCGACCCCGAATTGCGTTATACCCCCAACGGAACCGCCGTCTTTGAGGCCACTGTGGCCGGAGAGGACCGTGTCGTCGGCAATGACGGACGTGAGCGGAGCCTGCCGTGGTATCACCGCGTGTCCATCCTGGGCAAACCCGCCGAGTGGCAGGCCGAGCGCAACCTGAAGGGCGGCGACGCCGTGATGGTGGAGGGCTCGCTGGACTACAGCTCCTGGGAAGCCCCGGAAGGTGGGAAACGCAGCGCAATCAAGGTCAAGGCCCTCCGCATGGAAGGTCTGGACGCTCAGCCTGAACTGATCCAGGACGCCGGAGGCGGCGTTCGCATGGGCAACGGGCTAAACGAAGTGGTGCTGATCGGCAATGTCGTGCGCGACCCCGAACTGCGCTACACCCCCGCCGGAGACGCCGTGCTCGGGATCGGCCTGGCCGTGAACGAGACGTGGAATGACCGCTCTGGCAACAAGCAGGAAAAGACCCATTGGGTAGACGTGACCCTGTGGCGCGAAATGGCTGAGGCCATGAAAGAGCTGCGCAAGGGTGACCCCGTGATGGTCAAGGGCCGACTGGTCAACGAGAGCTGGACAGACCGGGACGGCAACAAACGCAATTCCACCAAAGTAGAGGCGACGCGAGTCGAAGCCCTGTCCCGAGGCGCTGGAGCCGGTAATCCAGCAGCCACCTCCGCCGGACCTCGCACGCAGACCGCGAGCAGTGCGGCGCGCCCCCAGTCCCAGAGCAACGGCTACGGCCAGTCTCAGAACCGGGCGGCGAACACGGGGAACCGTTCGGGCGGCTTAGATATTGACCAAGGTCTCGACGATTTCCCACCGGAAGAAGAAGACCTGCCGTTCTGA
- a CDS encoding cell division protein FtsX: MIYHLRQALLAMRGNFTATLATLVTMTLTLLMLGFVLLLTLNVNRTLRQLESQVEVAAFLTPQADTAGLLSQVRGLPQVREARLVSSAQVLNEMSQISPYTRDAVGLVGNPFPDTLRMKVSRVEDSRAVAAVVANLSGVDDVEYGAGYVDPTVKTLTAVRGTGYALVGLLLLGTLFNILNAVRVAMYARRDEISVMRLLGATRAFIRMPHVIEGLIVGVLAAALALALLTPAYLGLAGRVRELAPVFPVVTDLGTLLPVLGGVAALGILIGFLGSLFASRRYLRELE, encoded by the coding sequence GTGATCTACCATCTTCGTCAGGCGCTGCTCGCCATGCGCGGCAATTTCACGGCCACGCTGGCGACGCTGGTCACCATGACCTTGACCCTGCTGATGCTGGGCTTCGTGCTGCTGCTCACCCTGAATGTAAACCGCACGCTGCGCCAGCTGGAATCTCAGGTAGAGGTGGCCGCTTTCCTGACGCCACAGGCGGACACCGCCGGTCTGCTGTCACAGGTCAGGGGGTTGCCCCAGGTGCGAGAGGCCCGGCTGGTGAGCAGCGCGCAGGTGCTCAACGAGATGAGCCAGATCTCGCCGTACACCCGCGACGCGGTGGGGCTGGTGGGCAACCCTTTTCCCGATACCCTGCGGATGAAGGTCAGCCGGGTGGAGGATTCGCGCGCGGTGGCCGCAGTGGTGGCGAATCTGAGCGGCGTGGACGATGTGGAGTACGGTGCGGGCTACGTGGACCCTACGGTCAAGACGCTGACTGCCGTGCGCGGGACGGGCTACGCGCTGGTGGGCCTGCTGCTGTTGGGTACGCTGTTTAACATCCTGAACGCCGTACGGGTGGCGATGTACGCCCGCCGCGACGAGATCAGCGTGATGCGGCTGCTGGGGGCCACCCGCGCCTTCATCCGGATGCCGCACGTGATCGAGGGTCTGATCGTGGGCGTGCTGGCCGCCGCACTGGCGCTGGCGCTGCTGACCCCGGCCTACCTGGGGCTGGCCGGTCGCGTGCGCGAGCTGGCCCCGGTGTTTCCGGTGGTCACGGACCTTGGTACCCTGCTGCCGGTGCTGGGGGGCGTGGCCGCCCTGGGCATCCTGATAGGTTTTCTGGGCAGCCTATTTGCCAGCCGCCGTTACTTGCGGGAGCTGGAGTAG
- a CDS encoding S41 family peptidase: MNAKRLTIVGAALAATAAVAYAQLGGYTQANLTSTAEGKTLLNVIADLKQYYLYPIDENKLLRGAINGAVGSLNDEFTYYSQPEDNAIDQENLAGNFYGIGVQLIAANADGTGGKIDNVFKSGAAIGAGVQIGDVFVKVDDTEVINSKLNDIVRLVRGKQGTTVTITFARNGKPYTVKMERQPVTIVDVEETILPGNVGYIALNTFYNEKVSQQFRAAVADMKKKNVNKLILDLRDNGGGLLNAGVDVADQFLQSGPIVSLRDRNKKTEVFGRAANQKTDYTGKLVVLVNKNSASASEVVSGALQDEGRAQIIGEQTFGKGVAQIPLELPDGGKIAIVANEWLTPKGRQIHKKGITPDVVVADTRYTAPLNFTGSGLKAGDKITLSVAGKPVTVTADKDGKFTYTGEIKRPSKSATQGEAVVDVQSDAILKKALDLLK; this comes from the coding sequence GTGAATGCCAAACGCCTGACCATCGTGGGGGCGGCCCTCGCGGCCACCGCCGCCGTTGCCTACGCGCAGCTCGGCGGTTACACCCAAGCCAACCTGACCAGCACGGCCGAGGGCAAAACGCTGCTCAACGTGATCGCTGATCTTAAGCAGTATTACCTGTACCCTATTGACGAGAACAAACTGCTGCGCGGCGCGATCAACGGCGCAGTGGGCAGCCTGAACGACGAATTCACGTACTACAGCCAGCCTGAAGACAACGCTATTGACCAGGAAAACCTGGCGGGCAACTTCTACGGAATTGGCGTGCAGCTGATCGCCGCGAATGCGGACGGCACCGGCGGCAAGATCGACAACGTGTTCAAGAGCGGCGCCGCCATAGGCGCGGGCGTGCAGATCGGAGACGTGTTCGTCAAGGTGGACGACACGGAAGTGATCAACAGCAAGCTCAACGACATCGTGCGGCTTGTACGCGGCAAGCAGGGCACCACTGTCACCATCACCTTTGCGCGCAATGGCAAGCCCTACACCGTCAAGATGGAGCGTCAGCCCGTGACCATCGTGGATGTCGAGGAAACCATTCTGCCCGGCAACGTCGGTTACATCGCCCTGAACACTTTCTACAACGAGAAGGTCAGCCAGCAGTTCCGGGCCGCCGTCGCCGACATGAAGAAGAAGAACGTCAACAAGCTGATCCTGGATCTGCGCGACAACGGCGGCGGCCTGCTCAACGCCGGGGTAGACGTGGCGGACCAGTTCCTGCAGAGCGGTCCGATTGTCAGTCTGCGGGACCGCAACAAGAAGACCGAGGTCTTTGGGCGGGCCGCCAACCAGAAGACCGACTACACCGGCAAACTGGTGGTGCTGGTCAACAAGAACAGTGCCTCGGCCTCCGAAGTGGTGTCTGGAGCCCTGCAGGACGAGGGCCGTGCCCAGATCATCGGCGAGCAGACCTTCGGCAAGGGTGTGGCGCAGATTCCGCTCGAACTGCCCGACGGTGGCAAGATCGCCATCGTCGCCAACGAGTGGCTGACCCCCAAGGGCCGTCAGATCCACAAGAAAGGCATCACCCCCGATGTCGTGGTGGCCGACACCCGCTACACCGCTCCGCTGAACTTCACCGGCAGCGGCCTCAAGGCGGGCGACAAGATCACCCTGAGCGTGGCGGGCAAGCCCGTGACCGTCACCGCCGACAAGGATGGCAAGTTCACCTACACCGGCGAGATCAAGCGCCCATCGAAGAGTGCCACCCAGGGCGAAGCGGTGGTAGACGTGCAGAGCGACGCCATCCTGAAGAAAGCGCTGGACCTCCTGAAGTAA
- a CDS encoding GNAT family N-acetyltransferase yields MTPPPPVRPACRADAPAIARIHVSSWRETYAGLMPDDFLERMTSEEMRRRREANWERTISQGLETVLVAEQDGVVVAFTSAGPARDHPGYEAELMTLYALRSAQGQGLGQALFRQLVQDLRADGVQNLALWVLADNPTRQWYLRRGGREAGEKLDGTLREVRVVWDRLPG; encoded by the coding sequence ATGACCCCGCCCCCACCCGTCCGCCCCGCTTGCCGTGCCGATGCCCCGGCCATCGCCCGCATTCACGTCAGCAGCTGGCGCGAAACCTACGCGGGCCTGATGCCGGACGATTTTCTGGAACGCATGACCAGCGAGGAGATGCGGCGGCGGCGCGAGGCAAACTGGGAGCGCACCATCTCGCAGGGGCTGGAAACGGTGCTGGTGGCCGAGCAGGACGGGGTTGTGGTGGCCTTCACCTCGGCTGGACCTGCCAGGGATCATCCCGGTTACGAGGCGGAGCTGATGACGCTGTACGCGCTGAGATCAGCGCAGGGGCAGGGTCTGGGACAAGCGCTGTTCAGGCAATTGGTCCAGGATCTGCGGGCAGACGGGGTTCAGAATCTGGCGCTGTGGGTGCTGGCCGACAATCCCACACGGCAGTGGTATCTGCGGCGGGGTGGACGCGAGGCGGGCGAGAAGCTGGACGGAACCTTGCGTGAGGTGCGGGTGGTGTGGGATCGCCTGCCAGGCTAA
- the rpsR gene encoding 30S ribosomal protein S18: MTQSSDRKPRGKGPKRPRKPKVDPFSIGELEITDYKDVKMLRRFVSDTGKILPRRRTGLSAKHQRRISQTIKVARQLALLPYTEKLVRK, encoded by the coding sequence ATGACGCAATCCAGCGACCGCAAACCGCGTGGCAAGGGGCCCAAGCGCCCCCGCAAGCCCAAGGTTGACCCCTTCTCCATCGGGGAACTTGAAATTACCGATTACAAAGACGTGAAGATGCTGCGCCGTTTTGTCTCCGACACCGGCAAGATTCTTCCTCGCCGCCGCACCGGCCTCTCGGCCAAGCACCAGCGCCGTATTTCGCAGACCATCAAGGTCGCGCGTCAACTGGCCCTGCTGCCCTACACCGAGAAACTGGTTCGGAAGTAA
- a CDS encoding aldo/keto reductase codes for MQYRTLGKTGYDVSSISFGAWAIGGTWGEVSEQDAMSALHRALDLGINFFDTADVYGDGRSERLIARLRRERPEAFYVATKAGRRLDPHTAGGYNAVNLRGFIDRSLQNLETETLDLLQLHCPPPEVYERDEVFGVLDGFVQDGLLQAYGVSVETVEEALTAIKHPNVSTVQIIFNAFRFKPAEQFFAAALEANIGILARVPLASGLLTGKMTPQSSFAPDDHRNFNRHGEAFDRGETFSGVDFETGLKAVEELRLLVTEGITLAEFALRWILMFPEVSCAIPGAKNAAQAEANARAADLPPLSEATMRGVAAVYDRLIRPQVQDLW; via the coding sequence ATGCAATACCGCACACTCGGCAAGACCGGCTATGACGTGTCCAGTATCAGCTTTGGGGCCTGGGCCATCGGCGGCACCTGGGGCGAGGTCAGCGAGCAGGATGCCATGAGCGCCCTGCACCGCGCCCTGGATCTGGGCATCAATTTCTTCGACACCGCCGATGTATACGGCGACGGGCGCAGCGAACGCCTGATCGCCCGCCTACGGCGTGAGCGCCCGGAAGCCTTTTACGTGGCAACCAAAGCCGGACGCCGCCTAGACCCGCACACAGCGGGCGGCTACAACGCGGTCAATTTGCGCGGCTTCATTGACCGCAGCTTGCAGAATCTAGAGACCGAGACTCTTGATTTGCTCCAACTCCACTGCCCGCCGCCAGAAGTATACGAGCGGGATGAAGTCTTCGGCGTGCTGGACGGCTTTGTACAGGACGGACTGCTGCAGGCCTACGGCGTCAGCGTGGAAACAGTGGAAGAGGCGCTGACGGCCATCAAGCATCCCAACGTGTCTACCGTGCAGATTATCTTCAACGCCTTCCGCTTCAAGCCTGCCGAACAATTCTTCGCGGCGGCGCTGGAGGCGAATATAGGTATCCTGGCCCGCGTGCCGCTGGCGAGCGGCCTGTTGACCGGGAAGATGACGCCCCAGAGCAGCTTCGCGCCCGATGACCACCGCAACTTCAATCGGCACGGCGAGGCATTCGACAGGGGCGAGACCTTTTCCGGCGTGGACTTTGAAACGGGCCTTAAAGCGGTGGAGGAGCTGCGCCTACTCGTCACCGAAGGCATAACGCTGGCCGAGTTCGCCCTGCGCTGGATTCTGATGTTCCCCGAAGTGAGTTGCGCCATTCCGGGGGCCAAGAACGCCGCTCAGGCTGAGGCCAACGCCCGCGCCGCCGATCTGCCGCCGTTGAGCGAGGCCACCATGCGCGGCGTGGCTGCCGTGTATGACCGTCTGATCCGGCCCCAGGTGCAGGATTTGTGGTGA
- a CDS encoding D-alanyl-D-alanine carboxypeptidase/D-alanyl-D-alanine-endopeptidase yields the protein MRRTLPLLCLLLCLGGAPFPAAQAPDPQAADLTLQREPGLSEGVRRVLRGLPPGVRAGVLVQDLQSGQVLQTWLPDTPFIPASTNKLVVGAAVLNTCGGADGWWSSELTVPAAQVGRPRVKAVTLRGSGDPTLKVSEGPYSLRALAKQAYGRGLRVVGEVRLDDARLDSGTWKDAPIEVPMTALRLAEWHDAPPLSQDTARRRLGAALIAELRRAGIRVTSQEVGKAASFKPYLAPARTDERGETLPPDPVTPVGSRPEQAVASVRSAPVAQFLADTLRPSDNLNAEELLATLALRPAGNGTLEGALARERAFLGRIGVDLSGVVLADGSGLSREGRLTPRALVELLRTMYELPYPLVGTPAEGSGFPDKLYRQRQNAFVEALPQGGTDENLPNHGGRGGTLSQRFVGTGLDVRAKTGTLPGVSSLAGYVTAKSGHLLAFALMMNGPPESPILTLRALQDEVVAVLAAEN from the coding sequence ATGCGCCGAACTCTGCCCCTGCTGTGTCTGCTGCTGTGCCTGGGCGGCGCACCGTTTCCGGCAGCGCAGGCCCCGGACCCGCAGGCAGCCGATCTGACCCTGCAACGCGAACCCGGTCTGAGCGAGGGCGTGCGAAGGGTACTGCGCGGCCTGCCCCCAGGCGTGCGCGCGGGCGTGCTGGTCCAGGATCTGCAGTCGGGACAGGTGCTGCAAACGTGGCTGCCTGACACCCCATTCATTCCCGCCAGCACAAATAAGCTGGTGGTGGGGGCGGCTGTCCTGAACACTTGCGGGGGCGCGGACGGCTGGTGGAGCAGCGAACTGACTGTGCCCGCCGCGCAGGTGGGCCGGCCCCGGGTCAAGGCCGTGACCCTGCGCGGCAGCGGCGATCCCACGCTGAAGGTGTCGGAAGGCCCTTACAGCCTGCGCGCCCTGGCAAAACAGGCGTATGGGCGCGGCTTGCGTGTGGTGGGCGAGGTGCGGCTGGACGACGCCCGACTGGATTCGGGTACCTGGAAGGATGCGCCCATCGAAGTACCCATGACCGCCCTCCGCCTGGCTGAGTGGCACGATGCGCCGCCACTCAGCCAGGACACGGCGCGCCGTCGGCTGGGCGCGGCGTTAATCGCGGAGTTGCGCCGCGCCGGAATCAGGGTGACCTCGCAGGAAGTGGGAAAGGCCGCCTCGTTCAAGCCCTATCTAGCGCCCGCCCGCACCGACGAACGCGGCGAAACCCTGCCCCCCGATCCGGTGACTCCGGTAGGGAGCCGTCCCGAACAGGCGGTTGCCAGCGTACGGAGCGCGCCCGTGGCGCAGTTCCTGGCCGACACGCTGCGTCCCAGTGACAACCTGAACGCCGAGGAACTGCTGGCCACACTGGCGCTGCGTCCCGCCGGGAACGGCACCCTGGAGGGCGCTCTGGCGCGGGAACGCGCCTTTCTGGGGCGCATCGGCGTGGACCTCAGCGGCGTGGTGCTGGCCGATGGCAGCGGCCTGAGCCGCGAAGGCCGCCTGACCCCTCGCGCCCTGGTGGAACTGCTGCGCACCATGTACGAGTTGCCGTACCCGTTGGTCGGCACGCCTGCCGAGGGTTCCGGGTTCCCGGACAAGCTCTACCGCCAGCGCCAGAACGCCTTCGTCGAGGCGCTCCCGCAGGGCGGCACCGATGAGAACCTCCCAAACCACGGTGGACGCGGCGGTACGCTGTCACAGCGCTTCGTGGGGACAGGCCTGGACGTGCGTGCCAAGACGGGTACGCTGCCCGGCGTGAGCAGTCTGGCCGGATATGTCACGGCAAAGAGTGGACATCTCCTGGCCTTCGCGCTGATGATGAATGGCCCCCCTGAGAGTCCGATTCTGACCCTGCGTGCCCTGCAGGACGAGGTGGTGGCCGTGCTGGCGGCGGAGAACTGA
- a CDS encoding DoxX family protein has product MSETSRLTPSLLALAALFTAAGITHFAAPQFFERIVPPALPLSARTATLISGAAELMGGLSLLHPGTRPVARWGLLALLLTVFPANIYMAQDPQKFGVPAWVAWVRLPLQPLLMWLVWRAGRQRDQSP; this is encoded by the coding sequence ATGTCTGAAACATCCCGTCTGACGCCCAGTTTGCTGGCCCTGGCCGCCCTATTCACTGCCGCAGGCATCACGCATTTCGCCGCGCCGCAGTTCTTTGAGCGCATTGTGCCCCCAGCTCTGCCCCTGTCTGCACGCACGGCCACGCTGATCAGCGGCGCGGCAGAGCTGATGGGTGGCCTGAGCCTGCTCCATCCAGGCACCCGCCCTGTCGCACGCTGGGGCTTACTGGCACTGCTCCTGACGGTTTTTCCGGCCAACATCTATATGGCTCAGGACCCACAAAAATTTGGGGTCCCCGCATGGGTGGCCTGGGTCAGACTGCCCCTCCAACCTCTGCTGATGTGGCTGGTCTGGCGGGCCGGGCGCCAGCGTGATCAGTCCCCATGA
- a CDS encoding DUF2089 domain-containing protein — translation MRPLPLPFPDETEAPHVTELRFAGSGVTVRGAFELNEFATLTPDNLEFLRLYIRVRGNLKEVERVLGVSYPTVRARFDTLLRAIGYEPELADPQAEILSSLERGEITPDEAARKLRR, via the coding sequence ATGCGCCCCCTGCCCCTGCCCTTTCCGGATGAAACCGAAGCCCCGCACGTCACCGAACTGCGGTTCGCGGGCAGCGGCGTGACCGTGCGCGGGGCCTTCGAGCTGAACGAGTTCGCCACCCTGACCCCGGACAACCTGGAATTCCTGCGCCTGTACATCCGCGTGCGCGGCAACCTGAAGGAGGTCGAGCGCGTGCTGGGCGTCAGCTACCCCACAGTGCGCGCCCGCTTCGACACGCTGCTCCGCGCCATTGGATACGAACCCGAACTGGCCGATCCCCAGGCCGAGATTTTGAGCAGCCTGGAACGCGGCGAGATCACCCCGGACGAGGCGGCGCGCAAGCTGCGGCGTTAG
- the rplI gene encoding 50S ribosomal protein L9, translating into MQVILMEPGKLGQTGDIVEVKNGYARNWLIPQGIATSATTANMKSLEARIRARQKIQAQEKAAAEDLASRLNGVAVEMSVRAGEGKIYGAVTHADVAGALDQLGFDIDKRKLEMPKTVKEIGEYDIAYRAHPEVTIPMKLVVHAQK; encoded by the coding sequence ATGCAAGTCATTTTGATGGAGCCCGGCAAGCTGGGCCAGACCGGCGACATTGTGGAGGTCAAGAACGGGTACGCCCGGAACTGGCTGATTCCGCAGGGAATCGCCACCAGCGCCACCACCGCCAACATGAAGAGCCTGGAAGCCCGCATCCGCGCGCGCCAGAAGATTCAGGCCCAGGAAAAAGCTGCTGCTGAGGACCTCGCCAGCCGCCTGAACGGGGTCGCCGTGGAAATGAGCGTCCGCGCAGGCGAAGGCAAGATCTACGGCGCCGTGACCCACGCCGACGTAGCGGGCGCACTGGACCAGCTCGGCTTCGACATCGACAAGCGCAAGCTGGAGATGCCCAAGACCGTCAAGGAGATTGGCGAGTACGACATCGCCTACCGCGCCCACCCCGAAGTGACCATCCCCATGAAACTGGTCGTCCACGCGCAGAAGTAA